A window from Pseudoliparis swirei isolate HS2019 ecotype Mariana Trench chromosome 17, NWPU_hadal_v1, whole genome shotgun sequence encodes these proteins:
- the prr18 gene encoding proline-rich protein 18, with protein sequence MPFPPISLQQRISSPGRELFGKKKAIGLPPHTEHTSKSGGEKGGSDKEKQSTSWTSANLRNLGRKAQQDKRKSSAQKAGDGQETQEKSSWLTIPKPQDSSERVRRSSSMDSARHLNGKEEGKKEIQFTLSLTPEAILVIQKRNLEKQMMAKQQKCCASADFRHKRVFPSKKTHGSTKGCAPVAKVECAEQDITAIVKISLLNDQYKYDDVEYEEEDGDVDETVVRKCKEWLRGVENAAALGKVDKLSALPQLKGC encoded by the coding sequence ATGCCTTTTCCGCCCATCAGCCTCCAACAGCGGATCTCCTCTCCGGGCAGGGAACTATTCGGGAAAAAGAAAGCCATCGGACTGCCTCCTCACACCGAGCACACCAGCAAATCTGGCGGAGAGAAAGGGGGGTCCGATAAAGAGAAGCAGTCCACTTCTTGGACGTCGGCGAATTTAAGGAATTTGGGGCGAAAAGCCCAGCAAGATAAGCGTAAAAGCTCCGCTCAGAAGGCAGGTGACGGTCAGGAGACCCAGGAAAAGAGCTCCTGGCTGACCATACCAAAACCTCAGGACTCATCCGAGAGAGTCAGGCGCTCCAGCTCCATGGACTCCGCCAGACACCTCAACGGCaaagaggaagggaagaaggagATTCAGTTTACCCTCAGTCTCACACCTGAAGCCATTCTTGTCATCCAGAAGCGAAATCTAGAAAAGCAGATGATGGCAAAGCAACAGAAGTGTTGCGCCTCGGCAGACTTCCGCCACAAGCGAGTTTTTCCATCCAAAAAGACGCACGGGTCGACCAAGGGCTGCGCTCCTGTCGCCAAAGTGGAGTGCGCCGAGCAGGACATCACCGCCATCGTTAAGATATCTCTGTTGAACGATCAATACAAGTACGACGATGTGGAgtatgaggaagaggatggagacgtggaCGAGACTGTCGTGAGGAAATGTAAAGAGTGGCTCAGAGGGGTCGAAAATGCCGCTGCTTTAGGAAAAGTCGACAAACTTTCTGCGCTCCCGCAACTTAAAGGCTGCTGA